From the Scylla paramamosain isolate STU-SP2022 chromosome 15, ASM3559412v1, whole genome shotgun sequence genome, one window contains:
- the LOC135107730 gene encoding uncharacterized protein LOC135107730, with the protein MGPLCFLLLINDALTDTPHRWKYVDDCTVGVPVSTKNPDYSPLQAILERLQTWTEESRMTINHSKTVVMHFCTSSVPVPPPRLTVGPHPLQVVQCAKLLGVTVDDQLTWQQHVASTVRSATYSCTCCADSGRWGRRQMS; encoded by the coding sequence atgggtcctctatgcttcctcctcctcatcaacgacgccctcaccgacacccctcatcgctggaagtatgtggacgactgcaccgtgggcgtcccagtttccaccaagaacccggactactcgccactgcaagcaattctggagcgactgcagacgtggacagaggagagcaggatgaccatcaaccacagcaaaactgtggtgatgcatttctgtacctcctctgtaccagtgccccctccccggctcacagtgggccctcaccccctccaggtggtccaatgtgccaagcttctcggagtcacggtggacgaccagctgacctggcagcagcatgtcgccagcaccgtgagatccgctacctacagctgtacatgctgcgcagactcaggtcgctggggacgccgacagatgagttaa